The nucleotide sequence CCATAACAGTCATATTCCACGTACACCTCCAAATCCTTCCACATACAGAGTACCGTCTGTTATTAATTGCTCTGCTAGAGATAATAAGGAAGAAGATTTGTTTGGAATGATTAAACTCAAGGAGACTGACATTTGTTATACAAGTGGAACTATCGAGTGGGTGGGTCGCAAGAGAACATTTCCCTTAAATACTGGATTTAAAGTTATCAGCGACAGCCACAGTActaaaaatgaaacttttgTTAAAAGGGCAAAGAAAGATCCTTTGCCAAGCAAACTGAATACAATAAAGGAGTGCGATTGTGCTGATGTTCTACCTACAGTCAATGCTATTGTCGATCACTTAAATGCCTTGCATGAAGCTGTGGACATAGTTGACTTGAGACTTAATACATTAGAAGAAGTAGCTATTAATTAGTAGTAACaagtaaaataactgtttatgaaaataaatttattaaatactgtactctgaaaaatatagttaatgtAATATCAATAACagttttcatatttacaaacaaacgataaaatgatttaaaacttGTCATATAGAActacaaagtaataaaatgtgcTTCTTTATGAGAAGTTTAACTGaagtacaatatttatgaaacttGGTTCACagcttttaacattaataccTGCCTTGATTTCCTTATGATAACTTTGCAAAGATTTAGTATTATTGTGTTCCAACATAGGTTGTCTTTTTTCCGGTCTTCTTGATAACCTCTAGCAGCTGCTCAGCACTCAGAGAAGATGTTACAGATACTTTTTGTTCAGGAAGGCTGATAGACACTTCATTAACGCCTTGGCCTTTTAACCTGTTTAGTACCCTCTCTACAGCACCGGAGCAGCCTTCGCATGTCATTTCTACGTTAAAAATATGGGTCTGTAACAAAatggttaatttttattatcaattattcAAGACtcgtttaaaaagtttattcatCTTTATTTCTTACCGATGacatgttgatttttttgtaaaatataaaagatgtaACTACGAAAAGAAAAGTACGGGCAATTTATTGGagattagaaaatattaaataaatccttATCAATTTATCAATAGATAAATTGTATCAAACCAAGTAAACGTAATTTGACAGGTTAATGACCTTTTAtcccatttaaaatatcaatagaGTAAACATAAACCAACAAATACTAATATCAAGATAATCCATATTTTTGAGAATATGATACccgttattaaaaagtaaaatttaaagacaTGCACaataatatcattttaaataattaattttctatttggATGTGTGTACACAAAAGAAAGCTCTGCGTTggcattaattaaaatatcaacgaCAAAatctatgatttatttatctgtCAGTTCTACTACTCTTTCTCTCTCTGCCTGTTTGACAAATAGGCAACTGAAATATGGTGTGCCCgtatcagtttttttatttattaagtgttTCAGAATTTATGTTATAGTTTAGATAGAATTATAAACATGTCGCTTATGGAGAGTTTAAATGAATTAGGCTGGTAAGTTGTCGAATTATAAATCTGAACATGCATCTTTGGTTGCACttttatttacgaaaattgtatatttccaGGCATCTCACCCAGGAGGGGATTGATACTATTAGTGAAAATGGTGAAATTCAGGATGTAAACATCATTAGCCGAAAAGCTTTAGACGTAAGTATACatctaaatgttttaacaaattgACCATGATATGGTTCAATTAAGTAAAACTTcatattttcattatgttgCAGTATGACTTGAGGGAAATTGGAGAAGGTGCATTTCCAGAAGATTTTACAAAAGATCCTACCAAGCTCGAAAAACCGATAGTCGTTCAAATACAGAAGATAAGAAATGTTTCAGCACCAAAGGCCAATGAAGAATCTTGTTCGGCTCCTCGAATGTTGAAATTGACCCTACATGATGGGAAAACAATTTGCACAGGATTAGAGACCAGTCACATTTCCAGCCTTAGCATTAATACTCCACCAGGCACAAAGTTGTTGCTCAATAATGAAGGACTTGAAGTGTGTCATGGTATTATCTGGTTATCTCCAAgtgtaataacaattttaggAGGAAAGGTTGCTCATATGATTGAAAAATGGGAACTAAATCGAAGCCTTGCAAAGCATACTAGAGGTATGGTATACTATTTGTGTGtagttttaaatgattataaatGATAGAAGAACCTCACCCTGAGTTTTAGTTTTACGTTGTGGACAGAAGGTACCTTCTTCGTACCTTCTTAGCATAGTAAAATAGGGATTACATTTGTTGTAACAATAAATGTAACTGGATTATGAGAATATGCTTTGTTTTCACAACAATTCAACTagtttatcattaaaaagttataaatagtgtcacttatttttatttaattcaagaattaaatttgttaaaatgaaatgtagTTTTGAAGTGTAATGTCACAAAATTTTCTGATTCAGTCTAAATTGTAATGATTGTTGTTGGTTTAAGGTGGTATAGGTGCTGAAGGTGGTCCTCCACCATGGATTCCATTTGGCCAGAGGCTTGAAGCATTGACCTTGGACAAACAGTTCAAGAGCTTACAAGAAGCTAATAAACAGGACAACGCTGAGTTTGAAGCTCAAAGAAAAGGTGCAATAGCTGAGGCTCAAAGGTTATCAGGTGTTAAAaaggtataataattttcagtgTAGTAAAATATAGGTATAATAGTCTGTGTAAAGAACACTTTCATATATGAGTCACATTTCAGGTATTTGGAGGAGGTACTAAGCCTTTACTGGATGCTAATGTCCAAAAGATTGTGGATGCTGGTTTTTCTGAGGAACAAGCTGAAAATGCtcttaaatatacaaaaaataatgtcgATAGAGCATTGAGGATATTGCAAAAGAGAGATAATTCTGAAAACAGAAGCAAGGATAAAGATAAGAAAGAGACAGAACCACCTAAACGTAAACCTCGCCACAGGGAGCAAACAGATGATGATATTGTACCCGTTAAACCATCCGGGATGGTATCCCTATTTGATTTTCTGGAAGATAAACTTCCAAATATTCCAGACAAAGACAagaataatcaaaaaaataactctTCTGATGATAGAGGAGACAGGAACTATACTAAGGAGAGAAACAGTGCCAAAAGTAATTCAAGATCACATAGATATGATGGACCAAATAGACATAAATCAGAAGGCAGAGGGCATTATTCAAATGATAATCATCACAGAGATGATAGGAAGtatcaaaatcaaaatgaaaaaccGCCAAGATTTCAGAAAAAGTTGGATGAGAGAAATAAACACCAACAACATCAACACCATCATCAGAGTCATcaccaacaacaacatcatcatcaacaacaacaacaacaacaacaacaacaacaacaacatcatcatcatcatcatcatcaacaacaacaacaacaacaacaacaacaacaacaaccacatcatcaacaacaacaacaacaaaaacaacaacaacaacaactacaacaacaacaacaattaCATCAACAACACCAACACCAGCAGCAACAAGATGTTAATGTCAATCTGAACTTACAGTACAACAACTCATATCCCAACCCAAATAATCCTTACGACCACAGTAGGTATAATGATAGAAATATGAATGATAATAAGATTCAGTTGTCCCAAAACTTCCGTAACAACAGTAACGTAATGGACAGTTTAACTGAGGCTAcagctaatttaaatatactttcaaATCCATCAAGGCCTAGTGAAGATATGCCCCGTAATTATCCAACACATCCAGACCAAATGTATCTCAAGCAACAATTCATGCCTAATCAGAATATGCAGGACATGACTGCCTACCGGAGGGCCAAtgatatgcaaaaatatcCAGACCAACAGTATCAACGGAGGCAACATCAACAGTCTAATGGCTATATGGAACCTCAACAAAATCTGCAAAATCCAATGTATGCAAATATGAATTATATGGGCGGTGCACAGAGTGGGTATAATGGCCGGCAATATGGCTATGGAGGGAGACCCCAGGAGTACAATACGATGCGACCTGCCGGGCCATTCCTGCCGGGTTCTCTGCTTGGTTTCCAAAACGCAGCCGTTAATGAACAAGCCCGAGCCATGCTTGGTGTCACCGACATCAATTGGAAAGTTGGGGACAGATGCCTAGCGCTTTACTGGGAAGACAataatgtaagatttttttttgtacatttttttctcattgCTATTACTTTGTTCTTGTTTACTGATATATTGATTGTTTCAGTTCTATGAGGCTGAGGTCACAGGGATTTCAGCTAATACAGTAGTTGTTAAATTTTGTGCATATGGTAACCATGAAGAAGTTTTAAAATCCAACTGTTTGCCTTTCCCTAACCAATGtaagtatagttttttttatttttttttatgtgtaacatctataggatcacttgtaaaccgaatcgttggcgtggcgacgcttgccgtggcgacgggtcgccacgctatactaaggtttatatatgtatacatatatatattattattatcattatcatcattatcagtattatcattattatagttattacCATCATTATAattgtcattatcattatcattattattatttatttaattataatatttaatattttatgcatattacttgtacacacacgatgtttcacatctgccaggcgtcccatgacggctcacattttttaattaaatagttttatatctttaggcgatcaattagttttttaattgtgatGTTTGTTATGTTCAGCGGTAGGTGGCAGTAGTGGGTACGTATCTCGGGGCGGCATGTTCCCCCCGCGCCGGCCGTAGGGGCACGCCGCGGCGCAGCGGGCGCGCCcctccgcccccgcccccgccgccCCCGCCGCCCCCGCCACACCCAGCTGACCGCGCTCCCGCTCACACACACTGCACTGAGGTTTTACCCATCGATGTCTCTTTATAACGTACGATCAATacattcaattattttgtcattttacttttcaatatACAGTATGTTACATAAATCCTGTTTCTTCaaatttttgatgtgaaacatctataggctcacttgtaaaccgaattggcGTGgcgttggcgtggcgacgcttgccgtggcgacccgtcgcaagcgtcgccacggcaagcgtatatgtatctatatatctacatctatattattttaataatatttaatgttatttattattatttatttatttaattataatatgtaatattttatgcatattacttgtacacacacgatgtttcacatctgccaggcgtcccatgacggctcacattttttttgttaacaagattttttttggcGTTAATTAATCAATTGAGACAGACTTCATGTTCGGTATCAAGTtgtacaaaattgtataaccagtaaaagaaaaaatcttacttcttacgtCATCGACTTATATAGTATCAGTAGATTTCTAGTTACTCCAATAGGTCTGAGATTGTTATAGCCTAAACCATAGATTTTCAAagggtttttatttatttccttagCAGTAGTTGTctcttaacaaaaataaaattaacatataaatctttgtcaataaactttttagtCATAATTTTATCCCGGATCTAACAGGGTTTTTGAAACATACTGTTTGTATAAAGCTTAGCTATTGAAATTTTAGgtctgtaaatttattttcatctgaatagtacattgaaataatttcagtTTGGTAAGTTTTCTAAAGAATAAAGATAATTAATAGTGAAACTATGCTGTTTCCACTGCCACACCATTtgtagaaaaacaaataacctccgttttttcaaagacaataagAGGGATGACATGTTTTGAAACATGTGTTTCGGTAATGGAAACATTCGGTAATatgattacatttttgtacGCTTTCTACGCTTTgtcttattataaatttaaagtcacaatgttctttttttgtgGTTGATAATGTTACACATAAGTTCAGCTTTTACTGTTAGTGTTGGTGTTAAGTGTGGTTTAACCCTTAACTGTTAACTAACTAGGATTTGATCACACTCTCGTTTGTTGATAATAGGACAGAACTAAATAACAAGTTACCAGCCATCTTTGGTCTCTACTGAATTATTAAATCGGTAGATAAAGTTAgccattattacattatagtCATTCATTCACTCACATTCTCAACTATGTTCATTTCGTTGCATCAGAAATTTCACTTCCTAAAGAAGTATAACTTGTTTCCGGAGACATCGATTGGGAAACgctctttattatattatttattgtcacGATGCTGCGTGTATATCGCAATATGAGCCTAAGTAAATTCACTTGAGGgaaattttacctttttttatagtatgttAGAATAAATAGACAAATGTTACACTTatgcaaaaattaataaaattgcataataaaatgtagttaCGTAAATATATCGCGTTAGCCTTAGTTTGTGAATCTCacaatatatttgtacataacGTGTTATCTTTCGcagtttagtttaatttaactaactaaagtttttaatacattgataatttgtaaagctttatttattatttatccttAGTAAAGctgttttttgtaaaataagaataataatttgcTTTTAACCTTTAACATCCGTTACATGATTATGTGAGTTGGAGGTATTCTAATACTTCCTGTGCCAATATGGCTCGCCATATTCGAGTGTCGAGTTCACTTCGACACGAAAAATATCGTACTGGCATGTACGTGTTAAGATTTGAGACATTCAAACTAATACTAACTTAAcgtaaaactttgtttttataacggttttttacgatataaaaaacaaagcttTACTTTGCGACTTGTACGCAGTGTCGTGAGATTAGTTTACAGCGTTTttaagtgttaattttttttagtaaatctTGAAGTTTATTTGTAGGTTTTGACCGACGTAGCATtgacacatattgttgtctctcttTTTTCAAAGCTAATATGAGAGATGATATTATGTCTCAATACAGGATCACTGCAGTTGGAACCCACTATAAGGGAATATAGTTGGGTCAATTTAATAGGCCACATTTGATGTCATTAGTTTTAGGTTCATAGTAAGGTAAGTCACCTGCTTCAAAACTAAGTGAATGAATcagtaattgttaaaaaaaattaaagaaaaaacttttcaaaaaCGAGCatgataaagtttttgttaattaaaagaactaaaataaaaataaaaagataaagtaCTCGTCAAGACAAGTCAAAATTCGATGAGGCTGTGTCGTTTCATTGCGAAGTTATATATTGCATTGTCACGCGATTTACTCCTGTACGCAAAATTTCAGCTCATTCAGTAACCGGAAAGTggatcaattttaatttgcaaaaacCTAGAttctttcgattttttttagttccatTTTGTTGTAACATCGTTagtgtttaaaaagaaaaagggtTGACTAACGCGACATTGTAAcggctttatttattattataaataaatataagtaatggaaattaaaaaaaaatatgccgtTACGAGGATACGTTGttggattttgatgaagtATAAAATGTGACCTATTAAAATGGCCCAACTATACATcgtatgttaatttattgtcaATCTGTATGTAACCAGCATCGTAGTCTAGCTTCTATAAGTGTAATATGTTGTAATCTAGCGCAAAatgtgtaatatatatttttttcggtcCAGTGCCGGaaatattgtttcaaaaagtgtttgtttttatcattttgtatagaatcatattttattggaatatatcattatttaaacagtAAAACTTCAAGTATTAACCTTTGTTAACAATTTCGATACATGgcaaattaagaaaaaataaatgtatgaaaaaaattacgtatttAAGAAGCGTGTATTCTTCATGCTTTGTTATtaactgaaataattaaaaatgtaatgatacattttgtatttgtcCGAAAAGAAAGAACGAACAATGCGACGTTATGAAAAAACAATGTATAGAAAATCAACTTAAGGAATTTTGATATCAATTGATCCAATGGGGAGAAAactttgacagatgacagccCACTCTCGGCGCTAGCGCCACCTACTTAGAGCTTTCACTTTTTTTCCTCATTATTTAAACATGGTAtttgtttatagttttattgctTAA is from Papilio machaon chromosome 5, ilPapMach1.1, whole genome shotgun sequence and encodes:
- the LOC106710563 gene encoding tudor domain-containing protein 3 gives rise to the protein MSLMESLNELGWHLTQEGIDTISENGEIQDVNIISRKALDYDLREIGEGAFPEDFTKDPTKLEKPIVVQIQKIRNVSAPKANEESCSAPRMLKLTLHDGKTICTGLETSHISSLSINTPPGTKLLLNNEGLEVCHGIIWLSPSVITILGGKVAHMIEKWELNRSLAKHTRGGIGAEGGPPPWIPFGQRLEALTLDKQFKSLQEANKQDNAEFEAQRKGAIAEAQRLSGVKKVFGGGTKPLLDANVQKIVDAGFSEEQAENALKYTKNNVDRALRILQKRDNSENRSKDKDKKETEPPKRKPRHREQTDDDIVPVKPSGMVSLFDFLEDKLPNIPDKDKNNQKNNSSDDRGDRNYTKERNSAKSNSRSHRYDGPNRHKSEGRGHYSNDNHHRDDRKYQNQNEKPPRFQKKLDERNKHHVNLNLQYNNSYPNPNNPYDHSRYNDRNMNDNKIQLSQNFRNNSNVMDSLTEATANLNILSNPSRPSEDMPRNYPTHPDQMYLKQQFMPNQNMQDMTAYRRANDMQKYPDQQYQRRQHQQSNGYMEPQQNLQNPMYANMNYMGGAQSGYNGRQYGYGGRPQEYNTMRPAGPFLPGSLLGFQNAAVNEQARAMLGVTDINWKVGDRCLALYWEDNNFYEAEVTGISANTVVVKFCAYGNHEEVLKSNCLPFPNQSVGGSSGYVSRGGMFPPRRP
- the LOC106710611 gene encoding copper transport protein ATOX1, which encodes MSSTHIFNVEMTCEGCSGAVERVLNRLKGQGVNEVSISLPEQKVSVTSSLSAEQLLEVIKKTGKKTTYVGTQ